In the genome of Xenopus laevis strain J_2021 chromosome 1S, Xenopus_laevis_v10.1, whole genome shotgun sequence, one region contains:
- the il21.S gene encoding uncharacterized protein il21.S — MAIDLQRMKKGSENSYTDFYTITDTGNRNISCTISSLCCFVRELYEVKTYHNEYAVYVNNVIINSVEFLKQLDASYSEKNDLKSYLEDQCEQCGIPNMTKKMKGFIKDFEELLKNLATNL; from the exons ATGGCCATTGACCTGCAAAGAATGAAAAAAGGCAGCGAG AACAGCTACACGGATTTCTACACGATAACAGACACTGGAAACAGAAAT ATCAGTTGCACAATAAGTTCCCTTTGCTGCTTTGTTCGGGAACTGTATGAAGTAAAAACATACCACAACGAATATGCTGTTTATGTCAACAACGTTATAATAAACAGTGTTGAATTCCTG AAACAACTTGATGCCTCCTATTCTGAAAAGAATGATTTAAAGAGTTATTTAGAG GACCAATGTGAACAATGTGGGATTCCCAACATGACAAAGAAAATGAAGGGGTTCATTAAAGATTTTGAGGAATTACTAAAAAACCTTGCAACAAATCTATAA